The Deltaproteobacteria bacterium genome window below encodes:
- the zwf gene encoding glucose-6-phosphate dehydrogenase codes for MNTEKQELDSRQDAVVTEGRAVDPGVTAPKGLLEKQLNPCAIVIVGASGDLTARKILPALFNLYLSGGLPDLFLVIGCGRTELSHDAFREKMMKAVTKAGNLDQSKWQSFARCLFYRSIDYHDLPSFTGLAEFLQDLDKKYKTGGNRIFYLAIPPALYQTVAQMIGRSGLAVEQENSHGWSRLVVEKPFGRDLETAVELDRSIHENFQEHQIFRIDHYLAKETVQNVLMFRFANSIFEPIWNRRYIEYVSITAAEAVGVEHRAGYYEQAGVLRDMFQNHMMQLLAMTAMDPPSLFEADQVRDEKVRVFRSLRPFPVERLNDYLILGQYGPGSIDGQKAPGYREEPGVSPDSLIPTFAMIKVFLDNWRWQGVPFFLTSGKRLARKLTEIVIQFKEVPHSMFRQALEEHIAANKLILGIYPDEKILLTFQTKNPGAKVCLRSVTMDFNYLQNYTGPVMEAYEKVLIDCMLGDQMLFWRQDGVERCWSFLTPILRECETCGDRAEMLQPYAAGTWGPRAFQELKPSKLNDLG; via the coding sequence ATGAATACTGAAAAACAAGAGCTGGACAGCCGTCAGGACGCGGTGGTAACGGAAGGCAGGGCCGTTGATCCTGGTGTTACCGCCCCAAAAGGCCTCCTGGAAAAGCAACTGAATCCGTGCGCCATCGTCATTGTGGGCGCTTCAGGAGATTTGACCGCCAGAAAAATATTGCCAGCCCTTTTTAACCTGTATCTAAGTGGCGGACTTCCAGATCTCTTTCTCGTTATCGGCTGCGGTCGTACCGAGCTGAGCCATGATGCGTTCAGGGAAAAGATGATGAAGGCGGTAACCAAGGCCGGCAATCTGGATCAATCAAAATGGCAGTCCTTTGCCAGATGCCTTTTTTACCGCTCCATTGACTACCATGACTTACCGTCTTTTACCGGCCTGGCTGAATTTCTGCAAGACCTGGATAAAAAGTATAAAACCGGCGGAAACAGGATCTTTTATCTAGCCATCCCACCGGCTCTTTACCAGACAGTGGCTCAGATGATCGGGCGGTCGGGTCTGGCCGTGGAACAGGAAAACAGTCATGGCTGGTCGCGCCTCGTTGTCGAAAAGCCTTTTGGCCGGGACCTGGAAACCGCTGTCGAGCTCGACCGAAGTATTCATGAGAATTTTCAAGAGCATCAGATATTCAGGATAGATCATTACCTGGCCAAGGAAACCGTTCAAAACGTATTGATGTTCCGTTTTGCCAATTCAATTTTCGAGCCGATCTGGAATAGAAGGTATATCGAGTATGTCAGCATCACGGCCGCAGAGGCCGTCGGTGTGGAACATCGGGCCGGATACTATGAGCAGGCGGGCGTTTTAAGAGACATGTTTCAAAATCATATGATGCAGCTTCTGGCCATGACCGCCATGGACCCTCCTTCGCTGTTTGAGGCGGATCAGGTCAGGGATGAAAAGGTAAGGGTCTTTCGTTCCCTGAGACCCTTTCCGGTGGAGCGTCTGAATGATTATTTGATCCTGGGACAGTATGGGCCAGGGAGTATTGACGGTCAAAAGGCGCCTGGCTATCGGGAGGAGCCTGGTGTCAGCCCGGATTCCCTCATACCCACCTTTGCCATGATAAAGGTTTTTTTGGACAACTGGCGATGGCAGGGCGTGCCTTTCTTTCTCACCTCTGGTAAAAGACTGGCAAGGAAGCTGACTGAGATTGTCATTCAATTCAAGGAGGTTCCTCATTCCATGTTTCGCCAGGCCCTGGAAGAACACATCGCCGCCAACAAATTGATTCTGGGTATCTATCCGGATGAAAAGATATTGCTGACATTTCAGACCAAGAACCCCGGTGCCAAGGTCTGCCTCAGGTCCGTGACTATGGATTTTAATTATCTTCAGAATTATACCGGGCCGGTCATGGAGGCTTATGAAAAAGTGCTCATTGACTGTATGCTCGGAGATCAGATGCTCTTTTGGAGGCAGGATGGGGTCGAGCGTTGCTGGTCCTTTCTAACTCCCATTTTGAGGGAATGCGAAACGTGCGGTGACCGGGCGGAGATGCTTCAGCCGTATGCGGCCGGGACCTGGGGGCCAAGGGCTTTTCAGGAGTTGAAGCCAAGTAAGTTAAATGACCTTGGCTGA
- the tkt gene encoding transketolase: MKDLDDLCVNTIRMLSADGVENANSGHPGMPMGAAAMAYVLWTRFLRHNPLDPKWPNRDRFVLSAGHGSMLLYSLLHLTGYNLPLEELKNFRQWDSKTPGHPEYPLTPGVETTTGPLGQGFANGVGMAMAERYLAALFNRPGYEIIDHYTYGIVSDGDLMEGVSHEAASLAGHLGLGKLIYLYDDNRISIEGSTDLTFTENRIARFEAYGWHVQQVEDGNDLKAVAAAIAKAQQEKERPSLIAVRTHLGFGSPHKQDTASAHGEPLGSEEIRLTKENLGWPLDPLFLIPDEALNHFRQAVDKGKESQGQWETLFRSYEEAFPEPTATWKRIMKDELPDDWEKGIPAFPGDPKGMATRVASGTVLNGIASLVPNLVGGSADLAPSNKTLIKGEDDFQRGLWQGRNLRFGVREHGMGSILNGMALHGGLIPYGGTFLVFSDYMRPSIRLAALMGLRVIYVFTHDSIGLGEDGPTHQPIEQLGALRVIPNLTVIRPCDANETAEAWRFALNHKNGPVALALTRQSVPTLEEEAFASSGLHRGAYILSDADDQKPEVILMASGSEVHVAIAAAQKLGQKGVSVRVVSMPSWELFDRQPEDYRRQVLPSEIKTRIAIEAGVPHGWHRYVGGQGEVIGINRFGASAPYKVIYEKFGLTAEHVVEKAEMAMERNKAPG; encoded by the coding sequence ATGAAAGACCTGGACGATCTCTGTGTGAACACGATACGTATGCTTTCCGCGGATGGTGTTGAAAACGCCAATTCCGGACATCCGGGCATGCCCATGGGGGCCGCGGCTATGGCCTATGTTTTATGGACCCGCTTTTTACGGCATAACCCCCTTGATCCCAAATGGCCCAACCGGGACCGGTTCGTTCTTTCAGCCGGACATGGGTCCATGCTGCTCTATAGCCTTCTCCACCTGACTGGTTATAACCTGCCTCTGGAAGAGCTAAAAAACTTCCGCCAGTGGGACAGTAAAACACCGGGCCATCCGGAATACCCTCTGACCCCGGGCGTGGAGACAACGACAGGCCCGCTGGGCCAGGGGTTTGCCAACGGCGTAGGCATGGCCATGGCCGAACGCTACCTGGCCGCACTTTTCAACCGCCCCGGCTACGAGATTATTGATCACTACACATATGGTATCGTCAGCGATGGCGACCTCATGGAAGGCGTCTCCCACGAGGCAGCCTCCCTGGCCGGACACCTGGGGCTGGGCAAGCTGATTTACCTTTACGACGACAACCGCATTTCCATCGAAGGGAGCACGGACCTCACCTTCACCGAAAACCGGATCGCCCGCTTCGAGGCATACGGCTGGCATGTGCAGCAGGTTGAGGACGGAAACGACCTTAAAGCCGTCGCAGCAGCGATCGCCAAGGCCCAACAAGAAAAGGAGCGGCCCTCTTTAATCGCCGTCCGGACGCACCTTGGCTTTGGGAGCCCCCATAAGCAGGACACCGCCTCGGCTCACGGAGAACCCCTGGGTAGCGAGGAGATCAGGTTGACCAAGGAGAACCTGGGATGGCCTCTCGATCCTCTATTTCTCATCCCGGATGAAGCCCTGAATCACTTCCGCCAGGCGGTTGATAAAGGTAAAGAGAGCCAGGGCCAGTGGGAAACGCTTTTCCGTTCTTATGAGGAGGCTTTTCCTGAACCGACCGCAACCTGGAAAAGAATAATGAAAGACGAATTGCCAGATGACTGGGAAAAGGGTATCCCTGCTTTCCCGGGCGACCCGAAAGGTATGGCCACCCGCGTCGCGTCAGGCACGGTCCTGAATGGGATTGCCTCACTCGTTCCAAACCTCGTCGGCGGTTCCGCTGACCTCGCTCCCTCGAACAAGACGCTTATCAAAGGAGAAGATGACTTCCAGCGCGGCCTGTGGCAGGGACGGAACCTCCGTTTTGGGGTCCGTGAGCATGGCATGGGATCCATCCTCAACGGCATGGCCTTGCACGGCGGCTTGATTCCTTATGGAGGCACCTTTCTCGTGTTCAGCGATTACATGCGGCCGTCCATCCGCCTGGCGGCGCTCATGGGTCTCAGGGTCATTTACGTCTTCACCCACGACAGTATCGGCCTGGGCGAGGACGGGCCCACTCATCAGCCGATCGAACAACTCGGCGCGCTCAGGGTCATCCCGAATCTGACGGTTATTCGGCCGTGTGACGCCAATGAGACCGCTGAGGCCTGGCGGTTTGCTCTTAATCATAAAAATGGTCCCGTGGCTCTGGCCTTAACGCGGCAAAGCGTGCCCACCCTGGAGGAGGAAGCCTTTGCCTCCAGCGGCCTGCACCGCGGCGCATATATCCTCAGTGACGCCGATGACCAGAAGCCGGAAGTCATCCTCATGGCCAGCGGCTCTGAGGTCCATGTAGCGATTGCAGCCGCTCAAAAGCTCGGGCAAAAGGGTGTCTCCGTGCGGGTGGTCAGCATGCCTTCATGGGAGTTGTTTGACCGGCAGCCGGAAGATTACCGCCGCCAGGTCCTTCCATCCGAAATAAAGACCCGCATCGCTATCGAAGCCGGAGTTCCTCACGGCTGGCATCGTTATGTTGGCGGGCAGGGCGAGGTGATCGGTATCAATCGTTTCGGCGCCTCAGCGCCTTATAAGGTGATCTATGAAAAATTTGGGCTGACGGCAGAGCATGTGGTGGAGAAAGCTGAAATGGCGATGGAGCGAAACAAGGCTCCAGGTTGA
- a CDS encoding MltA domain-containing protein → MIRQVIIIGSLLLVLAFSGCDLPWFRYPEEETVMVRVKPGKWPELTDDLDRASLSQALKQSRVYLRRLPPDRAFKYGPDTYSAGHLLASLDAFERLYLSLKPGQPLTEALAQDFILYQSVGREGKGEVICTGYYEPLLHGSLNPGGRFRWPLYRKPDDLIEVNLGDFSAGLAGEQIKGRLQGRRLVPYYTRSDIDRQGALAGRNLELIWVDDPIALLFLHIQGSGRIQLPDGQVILVGYAGQNGRPFRSIGRRMLDLDLLSPEEMSMQAIRDWLAAHPEKALTFMDYNESYIFFRRLEDGPMGNINVPLTPNRSVALDRRIFPKGALAWLEARKPVVDSGQITEWQKFSRLVLVQDTGGAIRGPGRLDLFFGHGFEAEIGAGHMKEPGRLFFLVMKTSPPQK, encoded by the coding sequence ATGATTCGGCAGGTAATTATTATTGGATCGCTCCTTCTGGTGCTCGCCTTTTCAGGATGCGACCTACCCTGGTTTCGCTACCCTGAAGAAGAAACCGTGATGGTCCGCGTCAAACCTGGCAAGTGGCCGGAGCTGACGGACGACCTGGACCGTGCTTCTCTGAGCCAGGCCCTGAAACAGTCGCGGGTTTATCTCCGGCGCCTGCCTCCGGACCGGGCCTTCAAGTACGGCCCGGACACCTATTCGGCCGGGCATTTGCTGGCTTCTTTGGACGCCTTCGAGAGGCTCTATCTGTCGTTAAAGCCGGGGCAGCCCCTGACCGAGGCGCTGGCGCAGGATTTTATTCTCTATCAAAGCGTTGGTCGGGAGGGTAAGGGTGAGGTGATATGCACCGGATACTATGAACCCTTGCTCCACGGCTCCCTCAATCCTGGCGGGCGCTTCCGGTGGCCTCTTTACCGGAAACCGGATGATTTGATCGAGGTAAATCTGGGTGATTTTTCAGCGGGGCTGGCCGGAGAGCAGATCAAGGGACGCCTGCAAGGGCGGCGGCTGGTACCCTACTATACCCGGAGCGACATTGACCGCCAAGGCGCACTGGCGGGGCGTAATCTGGAGCTGATCTGGGTGGATGACCCCATAGCCCTATTATTTTTACACATTCAGGGTTCAGGCCGCATCCAGCTTCCCGACGGCCAGGTCATACTGGTGGGGTATGCCGGGCAAAACGGGAGGCCTTTCCGGAGTATCGGGCGGCGTATGCTGGACCTGGACCTGCTCAGTCCGGAGGAAATGTCCATGCAGGCCATTCGGGATTGGCTGGCGGCTCACCCGGAAAAGGCTTTAACCTTCATGGATTATAATGAAAGCTACATCTTCTTCCGGCGCCTGGAAGACGGACCGATGGGGAACATCAATGTTCCTTTGACGCCGAACCGTTCCGTGGCCCTGGACCGCCGTATCTTTCCTAAAGGGGCCCTGGCCTGGCTCGAAGCTCGTAAGCCGGTGGTTGACTCGGGTCAAATCACGGAGTGGCAGAAGTTTTCGCGTCTGGTCCTGGTCCAGGATACCGGCGGGGCTATCCGCGGACCCGGCCGTCTGGATCTCTTCTTTGGGCATGGGTTTGAGGCTGAAATCGGGGCCGGACATATGAAAGAACCGGGCCGCCTCTTCTTCCTGGTCATGAAGACCAGTCCGCCGCAGAAATAG
- a CDS encoding HAD family phosphatase, with protein sequence MIVSNNIPGPGRSGKSKPRGLFVTDLDGTLRCTDGGFTSDNLEALEELGAAGVVRAIATGRSLASFQREVQNQFPIDYVIFSSGAGVVKIEGWDLIRKTSHRPGDVKMITGLLMEAGHSFMIHKPVPDSHIFAYHFADVSDTDFEWRLSFSTDHSWPLQGRNEDFGPAAHLVAIVPGSEGVSIYNEIKEKLSGFTVIRTTSPLDHRSIWIEIFPQNVSKALTAEWLAQELGISRQDTLFVGNDYNDLDILEWAETSYVVSNSPPELKERFPEVASNNSSGVAEAIKSWLASHLQTKRILD encoded by the coding sequence ATGATCGTTTCAAATAACATACCGGGCCCAGGGCGGTCTGGTAAATCCAAACCTCGAGGGCTGTTTGTCACCGATCTCGATGGCACCCTTCGATGCACTGACGGCGGATTCACTTCTGATAACCTTGAAGCCCTGGAAGAATTGGGTGCGGCCGGTGTGGTCAGGGCCATTGCCACCGGACGTTCGCTCGCGTCCTTCCAAAGGGAGGTCCAGAACCAGTTCCCGATTGATTATGTGATCTTTTCTTCAGGCGCGGGTGTTGTCAAAATCGAAGGATGGGATCTTATCCGGAAGACCAGCCACCGCCCCGGGGATGTTAAGATGATAACCGGCCTGCTGATGGAAGCCGGTCATAGTTTCATGATTCACAAGCCGGTCCCGGACAGCCATATTTTTGCCTACCATTTCGCCGACGTTTCGGATACGGACTTTGAATGGCGTCTGAGCTTTTCCACTGACCACTCCTGGCCGCTTCAAGGCCGGAACGAGGATTTCGGCCCGGCCGCTCACCTGGTTGCCATCGTCCCGGGTTCAGAGGGTGTTTCCATTTATAACGAGATCAAGGAGAAGCTGTCAGGGTTCACCGTTATCAGAACCACTTCTCCGCTGGACCATCGTTCCATCTGGATTGAGATCTTTCCCCAAAACGTTTCCAAAGCCCTCACCGCCGAGTGGCTCGCGCAGGAACTCGGAATTTCGCGGCAGGACACGCTTTTCGTGGGCAATGATTACAACGATCTGGATATTCTCGAGTGGGCCGAAACAAGCTACGTTGTCTCCAATTCACCGCCTGAACTGAAAGAGCGGTTTCCTGAAGTCGCGTCCAACAACAGCAGCGGCGTGGCGGAAGCGATTAAAAGCTGGCTCGCAAGCCATTTACAGACAAAGCGTATTTTAGATTGA
- a CDS encoding adenosylhomocysteinase, which translates to MSYDIKDLSLAQKGQLRIEWANQNMPVLNLIKRRFARQKPFKGVRIGACLHVTTETASLARTLKAGGAEVFLCASNPLSTQDDAAAALVKKDGIATFAIKGEDNETYYQHINAVLDAAPAVTLDDGADLVSTLHSERKPLIKNVIAGTEETTTGVIRLTSMAADKALKYPIIAVNNAKTKYFFDNRYGTGQSTLDGIIRATNRLVAGANFVVCGYGWCGRGVAMRAQGLGGHVIVTEVDPLRAIEAIMDGYRVMPIAEAAEIGDFFCTLTGDINVIRKEHFLKMKSGAIVANSGHFNVELDLGELAKITTKRRIVREYVEEYTLENGKRVYILGEGRLINLAAAEGHPSSVMDMSFANQALSVEYIVKHKGKIPLGVLPVPEEIDNEIAELKLKSMDVKIDTLTAEQKKYLASWEMGT; encoded by the coding sequence GTGAGTTACGATATTAAAGATCTGAGCCTGGCTCAAAAAGGCCAACTGCGCATCGAGTGGGCTAACCAGAACATGCCCGTCCTGAACCTCATCAAGCGGCGGTTCGCGCGCCAGAAACCCTTCAAGGGCGTTCGAATCGGGGCATGTCTGCATGTGACCACAGAGACAGCCAGTCTGGCCCGGACCCTTAAGGCCGGTGGGGCCGAAGTCTTTCTTTGCGCCTCCAATCCCCTGAGCACCCAGGACGATGCGGCTGCGGCCCTGGTCAAAAAGGACGGAATCGCCACCTTTGCCATCAAGGGCGAGGACAATGAGACCTATTACCAGCACATCAACGCCGTGCTCGACGCAGCGCCCGCGGTCACCCTGGATGACGGGGCGGACCTGGTTTCGACCCTCCATTCAGAGCGCAAACCATTGATCAAGAACGTTATCGCCGGAACCGAGGAGACGACCACCGGCGTCATTCGGCTGACCAGCATGGCGGCGGATAAAGCCCTTAAGTACCCGATCATCGCGGTTAACAACGCCAAGACCAAATACTTTTTCGACAACCGCTATGGCACCGGGCAGAGCACCCTCGACGGAATCATCCGGGCCACAAACCGGCTGGTGGCCGGCGCCAACTTCGTGGTCTGCGGCTATGGGTGGTGCGGCCGCGGCGTGGCCATGCGAGCCCAGGGCCTGGGAGGTCACGTCATTGTAACCGAGGTTGATCCCCTCAGGGCCATCGAGGCGATCATGGACGGATACCGGGTCATGCCCATTGCTGAGGCGGCCGAGATCGGCGATTTCTTCTGCACCCTCACCGGAGACATTAATGTCATTCGCAAGGAGCACTTCCTTAAGATGAAGTCTGGGGCGATCGTGGCCAACTCCGGGCACTTCAACGTTGAATTGGACCTTGGCGAACTGGCCAAGATCACCACCAAACGCCGCATCGTCAGGGAGTATGTTGAGGAATACACCCTGGAAAACGGCAAGCGTGTCTATATCCTGGGTGAAGGCCGGCTCATCAATCTGGCCGCGGCCGAAGGACATCCCTCCAGTGTTATGGATATGAGCTTTGCCAATCAGGCTTTGTCCGTGGAGTACATCGTGAAGCACAAAGGCAAAATTCCCTTGGGCGTGCTGCCGGTGCCTGAAGAAATAGACAATGAAATCGCCGAGCTGAAGCTTAAATCCATGGACGTAAAGATAGACACATTGACCGCGGAGCAAAAAAAATATCTTGCCTCCTGGGAAATGGGAACCTGA
- a CDS encoding methionine adenosyltransferase — protein MSPSYLFTSESVTEGHPDKVADQISDAILDSILAQDKKGRVACETLVTTGMAVIAGEITTECWVNMPAVVRETIKEIGYTDGSMGFNWETCAVITSIDKQSPDIAQGVNGAEQGAGDQGLMFGYACDETESLMPMPIYYAHKLTQRLAQVRKHGVLDFLRPDGKSQVTIEYDHGKPKRVEAIVIAAQHSPEAAESDVREAVTKEVIKRVIPAELLDGDTKIFINATGKFVLGGPMADCGLTGRKIIVDTYGGQGSHGGGCFSGKDPSKVDRSASYMARHVAKNIVAADLARRCEVQLAYAIGVAEPVSLMVDTFGTGKVKDEKIAQALPRVFPFKPADMIAYLDLLRPIYKKTACYGHYGREEPEFTWEKTDRIEDILDMVR, from the coding sequence ATGAGTCCGAGTTATCTATTCACATCAGAATCAGTTACCGAAGGTCACCCGGACAAGGTGGCCGATCAAATATCGGACGCTATTTTAGATTCGATCCTGGCCCAGGATAAAAAAGGCCGTGTGGCCTGTGAGACCCTGGTGACCACGGGCATGGCCGTTATCGCCGGCGAGATCACCACGGAGTGCTGGGTGAACATGCCGGCCGTGGTCCGGGAAACGATCAAGGAAATTGGATATACTGACGGCTCCATGGGGTTCAACTGGGAGACCTGCGCCGTAATTACATCTATTGACAAGCAGTCTCCAGACATCGCCCAGGGCGTCAATGGCGCGGAACAGGGCGCCGGTGACCAGGGGCTCATGTTCGGGTATGCCTGTGATGAGACTGAATCATTGATGCCCATGCCCATTTATTACGCCCATAAGCTGACTCAAAGGCTGGCCCAGGTCCGCAAGCACGGGGTCCTGGACTTCCTGCGGCCCGATGGCAAATCGCAGGTGACCATCGAGTATGATCATGGCAAACCCAAGCGGGTCGAGGCAATCGTCATCGCAGCTCAGCACTCGCCAGAGGCAGCCGAAAGCGATGTCAGGGAAGCGGTTACTAAAGAGGTCATCAAGCGGGTCATCCCGGCCGAATTACTTGATGGGGACACTAAAATCTTTATAAACGCTACGGGCAAGTTCGTGCTGGGCGGACCCATGGCCGACTGCGGCTTGACCGGCCGCAAGATCATCGTGGACACTTACGGCGGTCAGGGCAGTCATGGCGGCGGCTGCTTTTCTGGCAAGGACCCCTCCAAGGTTGACCGCAGCGCCTCATACATGGCGCGACACGTGGCCAAGAATATCGTGGCCGCCGATCTAGCCCGGCGGTGCGAGGTGCAGCTGGCTTATGCCATTGGGGTTGCCGAGCCGGTATCTTTAATGGTGGATACCTTTGGCACCGGTAAAGTCAAAGATGAGAAAATCGCTCAGGCCTTGCCTCGGGTCTTCCCCTTTAAGCCGGCTGACATGATCGCTTACCTTGATCTCTTGAGGCCCATTTACAAAAAAACCGCCTGCTACGGCCATTACGGACGGGAAGAGCCTGAATTCACCTGGGAAAAGACAGACAGAATCGAAGATATACTCGATATGGTCCGTTAG
- a CDS encoding aspartate 1-decarboxylase, with protein MLKSKVHRARMTEANLDYQGSLTLDKELMDAANLLPFENMQILNVTNGERFKTYVIKGQPRVKCTKAGIPVKSQLIFS; from the coding sequence ATGCTCAAATCAAAGGTTCACCGCGCCAGGATGACCGAGGCAAACCTCGATTACCAAGGCAGCCTAACCCTGGATAAGGAACTCATGGACGCAGCCAACCTGCTCCCTTTCGAGAATATGCAGATCTTAAACGTGACCAACGGCGAGCGCTTCAAGACTTATGTCATTAAAGGCCAGCCCCGAGTCAAGTGTACCAAAGCGGGGATTCCTGTCAAGTCACAGCTGATCTTCTCATGA
- a CDS encoding pantoate--beta-alanine ligase encodes MELIKETKKMQVWSREKRAKGAKLGFVPTMGFLHQGHLSLMEYARSHCDLLIVSIFVNPTQFGPAEDFKTYPQDFNRDLELMRSIPVDTVFHPAPEEIYAAGFQTYVEVTELTQGLCGVNRPTHFKGVTTVVAKLFNIVQPHLAVFGQKDYQQLIVIQRMVKDLHLEVEVVGCPTVREEDGLAMSSRNVHLSPEERKSARALSESLKLAQEMADQGKRAAAEILAAVRKHIEDQPHARLHYAVLVDPETLEDVESIEGQALLALAAVVGKPRLIDNAIITAD; translated from the coding sequence ATGGAGTTGATTAAAGAAACAAAAAAAATGCAGGTTTGGTCTCGCGAGAAGCGGGCCAAAGGCGCCAAATTAGGTTTCGTCCCCACCATGGGCTTTCTTCATCAGGGGCATCTGAGCCTGATGGAATACGCCCGATCCCACTGCGACCTGCTTATCGTCAGCATCTTTGTCAATCCCACGCAGTTCGGTCCGGCCGAAGACTTCAAGACATATCCACAGGATTTTAATCGCGACCTCGAATTGATGCGGTCCATCCCGGTGGACACGGTCTTTCATCCGGCGCCGGAGGAGATATATGCAGCCGGCTTTCAGACGTACGTTGAAGTCACGGAACTAACCCAGGGGCTGTGCGGAGTCAACCGGCCGACGCACTTTAAGGGAGTGACCACCGTCGTGGCCAAGCTGTTTAATATCGTGCAGCCGCATCTGGCTGTCTTTGGCCAAAAAGACTACCAGCAGCTGATCGTTATCCAGCGCATGGTTAAAGACCTTCATTTGGAGGTGGAGGTCGTCGGCTGTCCGACCGTCAGGGAGGAAGACGGCCTGGCCATGAGTTCGCGCAACGTTCACCTTTCGCCTGAAGAGCGGAAGAGCGCCCGGGCCTTGTCCGAATCGCTGAAACTGGCACAGGAGATGGCCGATCAGGGAAAGCGAGCCGCGGCGGAGATTCTTGCTGCGGTTCGAAAACACATCGAAGACCAGCCTCACGCCCGGCTTCACTATGCCGTCCTGGTTGATCCTGAGACCCTGGAGGACGTCGAAAGCATCGAGGGTCAGGCCCTCCTGGCTCTGGCCGCGGTCGTGGGTAAGCCCCGGCTGATTGACAACGCCATCATCACGGCCGATTGA
- the rsmA gene encoding 16S rRNA (adenine(1518)-N(6)/adenine(1519)-N(6))-dimethyltransferase RsmA, with the protein MTSPRKLLAARKLMAKKGRGQHFLMDPGVVRAILDRAGLNPEIPVLEIGPGLGALTRPLLEKGFHVVAVEVDQGLVRFLEDEVRPLAPERLTIIFGDILKLDLGDVAAKFGGPLLVLGNLPYQISSPLLFKLLEFRSAVTQAVLMFQREVADRLTAKPGGRNYGRLSVIYAYFAQVVRLLDVGPDVFYPRPKVGSTMLKITFKSLTEPPLHSEHLFSRVVKAGFAQRRKTLRNALLSAFEPEKVEAALKLAEIEPGRRAETLSPFEFAALANAMSALA; encoded by the coding sequence ATGACCTCTCCACGTAAACTCCTGGCCGCGCGTAAGCTCATGGCCAAGAAGGGCCGGGGCCAGCATTTCCTCATGGACCCCGGGGTCGTCCGGGCCATTCTGGACAGGGCCGGCCTGAACCCGGAGATACCGGTCCTGGAAATCGGTCCCGGCCTGGGCGCTCTAACCAGGCCTCTCCTGGAAAAGGGTTTCCACGTCGTGGCCGTCGAGGTGGACCAGGGGCTGGTCCGCTTCCTGGAGGATGAGGTCCGGCCCCTGGCGCCGGAAAGACTGACGATCATCTTCGGAGATATCCTGAAGCTGGACCTGGGTGATGTGGCGGCTAAGTTTGGCGGGCCGCTCTTGGTGCTGGGAAACCTGCCTTACCAGATATCCTCACCGCTTCTCTTTAAGCTGCTTGAGTTCCGTTCAGCCGTGACACAGGCGGTATTGATGTTCCAGCGGGAGGTGGCGGATCGGCTCACGGCAAAGCCGGGAGGCAGGAATTACGGACGGCTAAGCGTTATCTATGCCTATTTTGCGCAGGTGGTTCGCCTGCTGGACGTGGGGCCGGACGTCTTCTACCCCCGGCCAAAGGTCGGCTCGACCATGCTCAAAATCACCTTCAAGAGCTTAACGGAGCCTCCGCTTCATTCCGAGCACCTCTTCAGCCGGGTGGTTAAAGCAGGTTTTGCCCAACGGCGCAAGACCCTGAGGAACGCCCTCCTTTCAGCGTTTGAACCGGAGAAAGTCGAAGCTGCCTTGAAACTGGCTGAGATTGAACCGGGCCGACGGGCCGAGACCTTGAGCCCGTTCGAGTTTGCCGCTCTAGCTAACGCCATGTCCGCTCTAGCTTGA